Proteins encoded by one window of Rutidosis leptorrhynchoides isolate AG116_Rl617_1_P2 chromosome 7, CSIRO_AGI_Rlap_v1, whole genome shotgun sequence:
- the LOC139859208 gene encoding uncharacterized protein, whose protein sequence is MANDENDGWEYLLDIDDSDLTQSVSISKPTQTILVPTELPPFPRPLESPQLNRQKQKQPISPQRPVLRGSGSNKKNKLSYRIRGPAGVFQDAYKLRNNENNVVDDMCTQDFVREIINRPEADDSFTLDPWLRAMEFAYPYGGRYDIASILRQRRFLPTDQVVGVVKTCEKNCVGDLSLTLKDTTGTIRGSVSSKIIDGVHGKYEGVKGIREGAVLVLQNCSIFCPSVKVKILNITCKALIKVFFKDGGST, encoded by the exons ATGGCCAATGATGAGAACGATGGATGGGAATACCTACTTGATATAGATGATTCCGATCTCACTCAATCTGTATCAATTTCAAAACCCACTCAAACCATATTGGTGCCCACCGAGTTGCCACCATTCCCCCGACCTTTAGAGTCCCCCCAACTTAACCGTCAAAAACAAAAGCAACCTATTTCACCACAACGACCTGTTCTTCGCGGTTCCGGGTCTAACAAAAAGAACAAATTATCCTACCGAATCCGTGGACCCGCTGGTGTTTTTCAAGATGCGTATAAACTTCGAAATAACGAGAATAACGTTGTGGATGACATGTGTACGCAAGATTTTGTAAGGGAAATAATCAATAGACCTGAAGCGGATGATTCGTTTACACTGGATCCGTGGCTACGCGCGATGGAGTTTGCATATCCGTACGGag GTAGATATGATATAGCGAGCATTTTGAGACAACGTAGATTTTTACCAACTGATCAAGTTGTTGGTGTTGTTAAGACTTGTGAGAAAAATTGTGTCGGTGATCTGTCTTTAACGCTCAAA GACACTACGGGTACTATTCGAGGATCAGTATCTAGCAAGATCATCGATGGTGTACATGGGAAGTATGAAGGTGTAAAAGGCATACGTGAGGGAGCTGTTCTGGTGCTACAAAATTGCTCTATCTTTTGCCCCAGTGTGAAGGTTAAAATCCTTAACATTACATGCAAGGCGTTAATTAAGGTGTTCTTCAAAGACGGTGGATCTACGTAG